A single Cannabis sativa cultivar Pink pepper isolate KNU-18-1 chromosome 7, ASM2916894v1, whole genome shotgun sequence DNA region contains:
- the LOC115697837 gene encoding probable thionin-2.4, protein MEGKNVIMSVLLLSLAVGQLQVEAKSCCPSTTARNIYNTCRFGGGSRETCASISGCRIITGNTCPGGWTNDNLENTGDHAVNEYCKLGCTSSVCGAITTLQNSDASEVVNRAVEKCTKACSVFCSKGSITALETEI, encoded by the exons ATGGAAGGCAAAAATGTTATTATGAGTGTTCTCTTATTGAGCCTTGCTGTGGGACAACTTCAAGTTGAGGCAAAGAGTTGTTGCCCAAGCACCACTGCTAGAAATATCTATAATACCTGCCGTTTCGGGGGTGGCTCTAGGGAGACTTGTGCATCAATCAGTGGCTGCAGAATCATTACTGGGAATACTTGTCCCGGTGGTTGGACAAACGACAATCTCGAAAACactg GTGATCATGCTGTGAATGAATACTGCAAATTAGGTTGCACATCCTCCGTGTGCGGTGCCATAACTACTCTCCAAAACTCTG ATGCAAGTGAAGTTGTGAATAGAGCTGTTGAAAAATGTACCAAGGCATGTTCTGTTTTCTGCTCTAAGGGTTCTATTACTGCACTTGAAACTGAGATATAA
- the LOC115696840 gene encoding pentatricopeptide repeat-containing protein At3g09040, mitochondrial, whose amino-acid sequence MSIRFRPLSETFSSSISFHHHRKLSSSLQSSAHAATPEPFYINLSRACVEQCKRIRARNVFDELPELLTQTLKNGKIIHGYSLKLGVESKGFLGNSIVDLYAKCGNVGYAEKVFDQLENKDVFAWNSVLSMYSKLGFLEHVHDSFVSLVSSGVSPNGFTLAMVLSSSARCVDVDIGRQVHCCVVKMGFESNSFCEGALIDMYSKCNLVSDARRVFDGSTELDTVGWTALVTGYVQAGLPEEALKVFVEMRKVGLIPDQVAYITVINACVGIGKLSEACDLFAEMPNPNVVAWNVMISGHAKAGYEVEALMFFLRMRKANVKPTRSTLGSILSTIASLGALDYGLIIHSYAVKQGLDSNFYVGSSLINMYAKCEKVNASKKVFDGLDAKNHVLWNAMLGGYVHNGYALEVIELFSNMKECGFKPDEFTYTSILSACACLEFLELGRQLHSIIIKNKVALNLFVGNALTDMYAKSGALEDARKQFELIRNRDKVSWNAIIVGYVQDENEVEAFNMFQRMNSDGVMPDEVSLASILSACANVQALNQGQQVHCSAIKSGLETSLYAGSSLIDMYAKCGALEVAYEVFSAMPHWGVVSINVLIAGYCQIDLDKAKTLFQEMQSAGLSPTDITYASLLDACNEPTMLILGRGIHCVVVKRNLLYGGCDFLRVSLLGMYLKSQCKVEAEILFSEFPNPKSTVLWTAIISGLTQNDCSEEALQLYQKMHSDNALPDQATFASVLRASAVSSSLIDGREIHSLVFHTGYDQDEPTCSALVDMYAKCGDVKSSVQVFQEMRTKKDVISWNSMVVGLAKNGYADDALSVFDEMKQKHIMPDDVTLLGVLTACSHSGKVIEGREIFNSMVNNYGVQPRVDHVACMVDLLGRWGFLKEAEELINKLNFESDVMISATLLAACKLHGDELRGRRVAEKLIELDPQNSSPYVLLANIYAASGNWNEVNSLRLKMREKGVVKLPGCSWILVGQKTHLFMAGDKSHPNFGEINAVLEYLIKVMKEDGYVVDMDSIFHDEE is encoded by the coding sequence ATGAGCATCCGATTCCGACCTCTCTCGGAAACCTTCTCCAGCTCTATCTCCTTCCATCACCATCGAaaactctcttcttctcttcagaGCTCGGCCCATGCTGCCACGCCCGAACCATTTTATATCAATCTCTCGCGAGCCTGTGTAGAACAGTGTAAACGGATTAGAGCACGCAATGTGTTCGACGAATTGCCTGAGTTATTAACTCAAACGTTAAAAAATGGGAAGATTATCCATGGTTACAGCTTGAAACTTGGGGTGGAATCTAAAGGGTTTCTGGGAAACTCCATTGTTGATCTTTATGCCAAGTGTGGTAACGTGGGTTATGCCGAGAAGGTGTTTGATCAGCTTGAGAACAAAGATGTATTTGCTTGGAATTCGGTTCTTTCAATGTACTCAAAGTTGGGTTTTTTGGAACATGTTCATGACTCATTTGTTTCATTGGTTAGTTCTGGGGTTTCGCCAAATGGGTTCACTTTGGCCATGGTTTTGTCTTCTTCTGCTAGATGTGTGGATGTTGACATTGGTAGACAAGTTCATTGTTGTGTTGTTAAGATGGGTTTTGAGTCAAATTCATTTTGTGAAGGTGCACTTATTGATATGTATTCCAAATGCAATCTCGTGAGTGATGCTCGCCGGGTTTTTGATGGCTCTACTGAGCTGGATACAGTTGGTTGGACAGCATTGGTGACAGGGTACGTTCAAGCTGGTTTGCCCGAAGAGGCGCTTAAAGTCTTCGTAGAGATGAGGAAAGTTGGCCTCATTCCTGATCAAGTTGCTTATATCACTGTAATtaatgcttgtgttggtatagGAAAGCTAAGTGAGGCTTGTGATTTGTTTGCTGAGATGCCAAACCCGAATGTTGTGGCTTGGAACGTGATGATTTCGGGACATGCTAAGGCGGGTTATGAGGTAGAGGCTCTAATGTTTTTCTTGAGAATGAGAAAAGCTAATGTAAAACCAACAAGATCTACACTAGGAAGTATTTTAAGTACGATTGCTAGTTTAGGAGCATTAGATTATGGCTTGATAATTCATTCTTATGCCGTTAAACAGGGCTTGGATTCCAATTTTTATGTGGGAAGTTCTCTGATCAATATgtatgccaagtgtgagaaagTAAATGCTTCAAAGAAAGTATTTGATGGTTTGGATGCTAAGAACCATGTGTTGTGGAATGCTATGTTAGGAGGTTATGTACATAATGGTTATGCATTGGAGGTCATTGAATTGTTCTCCAATATGAAAGAATGTGGCTTTAAGCCTGATGAATTTACCTACACTAGCATTTTGAGTGCATGTGCTTGCTTGGAGTTTCTAGAACTAGGTCGCCAATTGCATTCGATTATTATCAAGAACAAAGTTGCACTCAATTTGTTTGTTGGAAATGCATTGACAGATATGTATGCTAAATCAGGGGCTCTAGAAGATGCTAGGAAACAATTCGAGCTCATTAGGAATAGAGATAAGGTTTCTTGGAATGCAATCATTGTTGGGTATGTTCAGGATGAGAATGAGGTTGAGGCTTTCAACATGTTCCAAAGAATGAATTCGGACGGTGTGATGCCTGATGAGGTTTCCTTGGCCAGTATACTGAGTGCTTGTGCAAATGTACAAGCACTTAATCAAGGGCAACAAGTCCATTGTTCCGCAATTAAATCTGGTCTCGAAACTAGTCTTTATGCTGGCAGCTCTCTTATTGACATGTATGCCAAGTGTGGAGCCCTTGAAGTTGCATATGAAGTTTTCTCTGCTATGCCTCACTGGGGTGTGGTCTCCATAAATGTTCTTATTGCTGGGTATTGTCAAATCGATTTAGACAAAGCTAAAACTTTATTTCAAGAGATGCAGTCTGCTGGATTGAGCCCTACTGATATCACTTATGCAAGTCTTTTGGATGCCTGCAATGAACCTACTATGCTAATATTGGGAAGGGGAATTCATTGTGTGGTAGTGAAAAGGAACCTTTTGTATGGTGGTTGTGATTTCCTAAGAGTCTCTCTTTTGGGCATGTATTTGAAATCCCAATGCAAAGTGGAAGCTGAAATTCTGTTCTCGGAGTTTCCAAATCCAAAAAGCACAGTACTATGGACTGCCATTATCTCAGGACTCACACAAAATGATTGCAGTGAGGAGGCTTTGCAGCTATACCAAAAAATGCATAGTGACAATGCTCTACCAGACCAAGCCACATTTGCTAGTGTCCTTCGAGCATCTGCTGTCTCGTCTTCTTTGATCGATGGCAGAGAGATCCACTCCCTTGTTTTTCACACCGGTTATGATCAAGATGAACCAACATGTAGTGCCCTTGTCGACATGTATGCTAAATGTGGGGATGTCAAAAGCTCTGTGCAAGTTTTCCAAGAGATGAGAACTAAGAAAGATGTCATTTCTTGGAACTCCATGGTAGTTGGGCTTGCTAAAAACGGCTACGCAGATGATGCACTAAGTGTCTTTGATGAGATGAAGCAAAAACATATCATGCCAGATGATGTGACACTCCTTGGTGTTCTCACTGCTTGCAGCCATTCAGGAAAAGTAATTGAAGGCCGAGAAATATTTAACAGTATGGTAAATAATTATGGAGTTCAGCCGAGGGTGGATCACGTTGCGTGCATGGTTGATCTTCTTGGCCGGTGGGGTTTTCTTAAAGAGGCAGAAGAACTTATCAACAAACTAAACTTCGAGTCAGATGTTATGATTTCGGCTACATTGCTTGCTGCCTGCAAACTGCACGGAGACGAGTTGAGAGGGCGGCGTGTGGCTGAGAAACTCATCGAGTTAGATCCTCAAAACTCGTCGCCTTATGTGTTGCTTGCTAACATATATGCTGCATCAGGAAACTGGAATGAGGTCAATTCTTTGAGGttgaaaatgagagaaaaagggGTTGTGAAGTTGCCTGGTTGTAGTTGGATTCTAGTTGGACAGAAGACACATCTGTTTATGGCTGGGGATAAATCTCATCCCAATTTTGGTGAAATTAATGCAGTTTTGGAGTACTTGATAAAAGTTATGAAAGAAGATGGTTATGTTGTGGACATGGATAGTATTTTTCATGATGAAGAGTGA